In Rubidibacter lacunae KORDI 51-2, the following proteins share a genomic window:
- a CDS encoding ammonium transporter, with protein MRERQPIAPNRFGLSWLLPRRVKPYWLACIPLAAILVVIWDGAAAAQHALDLDTLDFSDPAVIKGTLDAIFIFFCAVLVIAMNAGFGMLETGFCRQKNAVNILSKNLIVFGIATLAYWAIGFALMYGTDFRGFIGTAGFFLSSSDPATYGLEPFPAGLPISVSFLFQVAFAATAATIVSGAVAERIKFTDFLIFSFLLVGISYPITGHWQWAGGWLSQLGFADFAGSTVVHSVGGWAALVGALILGPRQGKYNADGSVNALPGHNMSIAMLGCLILWIGWYGFNPGSELAATPNVPYIAVTTTLSAAAGGVAATFTAWIKDGKPDLSMIINGILAGLVGITAGCDAASYPVAVFIGLVAGIIVVFSVAFFDSIKIDDPVGAISVHLVCGIWGTFAVVFAGGDPVAQIVGILSIGGFTALFSFIVWTALKATLGIRVTPEEELEGLDIGEHGMEAYSGFVKEADVLAGSSSSVFRGDE; from the coding sequence GTGAGAGAACGGCAACCGATCGCTCCTAATCGGTTCGGACTCTCGTGGCTTCTGCCCCGACGAGTCAAGCCGTATTGGCTCGCGTGTATTCCCCTCGCCGCTATTTTGGTCGTGATTTGGGACGGTGCTGCTGCTGCTCAGCATGCGCTCGACCTCGACACATTGGACTTCTCCGACCCTGCGGTGATTAAGGGTACGCTCGACGCGATCTTTATCTTTTTCTGCGCGGTGCTCGTCATCGCAATGAATGCAGGCTTCGGAATGTTGGAGACGGGTTTCTGCCGACAGAAAAATGCCGTCAACATTCTTTCGAAGAACCTCATCGTGTTCGGCATTGCGACACTCGCTTATTGGGCGATCGGTTTCGCGCTGATGTACGGCACTGATTTTCGTGGTTTCATCGGCACTGCAGGCTTCTTCCTGTCGAGTTCGGATCCGGCAACCTACGGTCTCGAACCGTTTCCAGCGGGACTGCCGATTTCAGTGTCCTTCCTATTCCAGGTAGCGTTTGCAGCCACAGCAGCAACGATCGTCTCCGGTGCTGTTGCCGAACGCATCAAGTTCACGGACTTTCTAATTTTCAGCTTCCTGCTCGTCGGTATTTCCTACCCGATTACCGGGCACTGGCAGTGGGCAGGTGGCTGGCTGTCGCAGCTTGGTTTTGCTGACTTTGCCGGTTCGACGGTCGTGCACTCGGTCGGTGGCTGGGCGGCATTGGTTGGAGCTTTGATTCTCGGTCCACGCCAAGGCAAGTACAATGCCGACGGATCGGTGAATGCGCTGCCCGGTCACAACATGAGCATTGCTATGTTGGGCTGCCTGATTCTGTGGATCGGTTGGTATGGGTTCAATCCGGGCTCGGAGCTGGCTGCAACCCCCAACGTGCCTTACATTGCCGTAACGACGACGCTCTCGGCAGCAGCGGGCGGCGTTGCTGCTACGTTCACGGCCTGGATTAAGGACGGAAAGCCGGACCTGTCGATGATCATCAACGGGATCCTGGCCGGTCTAGTGGGCATCACGGCAGGTTGCGATGCGGCTTCTTACCCGGTGGCAGTCTTTATCGGTCTGGTGGCGGGCATTATCGTCGTCTTCTCGGTAGCGTTCTTTGACTCGATCAAGATCGACGACCCGGTCGGTGCCATTTCGGTGCACTTGGTCTGCGGCATCTGGGGCACGTTCGCGGTGGTTTTTGCTGGTGGGGACCCGGTCGCTCAGATCGTAGGCATCCTATCGATCGGCGGCTTCACGGCACTGTTCAGCTTCATCGTGTGGACCGCTTTGAAGGCAACGTTGGGCATCCGCGTGACTCCTGAAGAAGAGCTGGAAGGTCTCGACATTGGCGAGCACGGTATGGAAGCCTATAGCGGCTTCGTTAAGGAAGCGGACGTGCTGGCAGGGAGCAGCTCCAGCGTTTTTCGCGGTGATGAGTAG
- a CDS encoding glycosyltransferase family 2 protein gives MFFSVVIPTYNRLPILQKCLLALEEQQYDTRLVDGYEVIVVDDGSTDATLAWLASAGLARVCVCEQNHRGPAAARNLGVESARGNEIIFIDSDLVVTEVFLQAHATALRDARRRWGDRVFTYGRVVNTNNFDQPTAEPYKLTDYSAAYFATGNVAIARHWLEASGGFDTRFQLYGWEDLELGVRLKQLGLRLVKCPQAVGYHWHPPFRVEQLPQLIDRERQRGRTGALFYQKHPTFAVRLMVQMTWVHRLLWGLLTFGGLLNERTLAPLLSWLCARGRSRLALEISRLFLNWYAVCHTYAAWAVLQQERRSD, from the coding sequence GTGTTCTTTAGCGTCGTCATTCCGACTTACAACCGCCTGCCGATCTTGCAAAAGTGCTTGCTCGCCCTTGAAGAACAGCAGTACGACACTCGGTTAGTCGACGGATATGAAGTCATCGTTGTCGATGACGGTTCCACCGACGCGACTTTAGCGTGGTTGGCATCTGCGGGCTTAGCGCGTGTTTGCGTTTGCGAGCAAAACCACCGGGGACCTGCCGCTGCCCGCAACCTCGGCGTCGAGAGCGCGCGCGGCAACGAGATTATTTTCATCGACAGCGACCTGGTCGTTACCGAAGTCTTTCTTCAAGCGCACGCAACTGCCCTGCGCGACGCTCGCCGCCGTTGGGGCGATCGCGTCTTTACCTACGGTCGGGTTGTCAATACCAACAATTTTGACCAGCCGACGGCTGAGCCCTATAAACTTACGGACTACTCAGCGGCCTACTTTGCTACCGGCAACGTCGCGATCGCGCGTCACTGGTTAGAGGCGTCAGGCGGGTTCGACACGCGCTTCCAACTTTACGGATGGGAAGATCTAGAACTGGGCGTGCGACTCAAACAGCTCGGTCTCAGGCTCGTCAAATGCCCGCAGGCCGTTGGCTATCACTGGCATCCTCCGTTCCGAGTCGAGCAATTGCCGCAGCTGATCGATCGCGAACGGCAGCGCGGTCGCACGGGCGCGCTGTTCTACCAGAAGCATCCGACCTTCGCCGTGCGGCTGATGGTACAAATGACTTGGGTGCACCGCCTGCTATGGGGGTTGCTGACCTTTGGCGGCCTCCTCAACGAACGCACCCTTGCACCGTTGCTGAGCTGGTTGTGCGCGCGCGGGCGATCGCGCCTCGCTCTGGAGATCTCCCGCCTCTTCCTCAACTGGTACGCCGTTTGCCACACTTATGCAGCTTGGGCAGTTTTACAGCAAGAAAGGCGTTCTGATTGA
- a CDS encoding CHAT domain-containing protein, giving the protein MPEQYLRLKLRQANGDRYRATLTASHRPEKELEGCLYALPPELLQALRDCQHLYRQLDDARIVGLSVARGNRDWLLDNLRSALDGLEAQLNGWLERGSSSGWQTVRDGLIAYAGELHRKESDGEIFILLDCKDDPLNRLPWQAWRLLATHYPHSEVVLQAPKDSPTFVEPQLPATGPRVLVVVGRGDGIDTKADLAVVRELEARGAEVRSLIQPRHQELCEALWDECGYHIFVFTGHSGSRSDGRLGWLELDCDERLSVEDLRDSLAAAIHNGLQLAIFNSCDGLGLAYQLAQINLPQSIVMREPVPDTVAVDFLRYFFREFARDRSLLASIFTARKRLEPHQDRYPGATLLPTLCLKPSAEFLTWQRMQCEPTRPARPWQTRVVTLPIAIAIGLTGVAIGAIGTLWLLPPPCTASAGHAIACAPPSQELGQ; this is encoded by the coding sequence ATGCCAGAGCAATACTTGCGCTTGAAATTACGGCAAGCAAACGGCGATCGCTACCGCGCGACGCTGACGGCATCGCACCGGCCTGAAAAGGAACTCGAAGGCTGTCTCTATGCACTGCCTCCGGAATTGCTCCAAGCACTCCGTGATTGCCAGCACCTATACCGCCAGCTCGACGACGCGCGCATCGTGGGATTATCGGTCGCGCGAGGAAACCGCGATTGGCTGCTCGACAACTTACGTTCTGCCCTGGACGGACTGGAAGCGCAGCTCAATGGTTGGCTCGAGCGCGGCAGCAGCTCCGGCTGGCAAACCGTCCGAGACGGATTGATTGCCTACGCCGGCGAATTGCACCGCAAGGAGAGTGACGGCGAGATCTTCATCCTGCTCGATTGTAAAGATGACCCTCTCAACCGCCTACCCTGGCAAGCGTGGCGTTTGCTGGCAACCCACTACCCCCATTCGGAAGTCGTCCTCCAAGCCCCCAAAGACTCTCCCACGTTTGTGGAGCCGCAGCTGCCGGCGACCGGTCCGCGCGTGTTGGTTGTTGTCGGTCGCGGTGACGGCATCGACACCAAGGCCGACCTGGCTGTCGTTCGCGAGCTTGAAGCGCGCGGTGCCGAGGTTCGTTCCCTCATCCAACCGCGCCACCAGGAGCTTTGCGAGGCACTCTGGGACGAGTGCGGGTATCACATCTTCGTTTTCACCGGACATAGTGGCAGCCGTTCGGACGGACGCCTTGGCTGGCTCGAACTCGACTGCGACGAACGCCTCTCAGTTGAAGACTTGCGAGACTCTTTGGCTGCGGCGATTCATAACGGACTGCAGCTGGCCATTTTTAACTCCTGCGACGGGTTGGGATTGGCATACCAACTGGCGCAAATCAACCTGCCTCAAAGTATCGTCATGCGCGAGCCAGTCCCCGATACGGTAGCAGTGGACTTTCTGCGTTACTTTTTTCGGGAATTCGCCCGCGATCGCTCGTTGCTAGCATCGATCTTTACCGCGCGCAAGCGCTTAGAACCGCATCAAGACCGCTATCCCGGTGCAACTCTGCTGCCGACGTTGTGCCTCAAACCCTCGGCAGAATTCCTGACTTGGCAGCGCATGCAGTGCGAGCCTACCCGACCTGCCCGACCCTGGCAAACTCGGGTTGTAACCCTACCAATCGCGATCGCGATTGGTTTGACCGGCGTTGCCATCGGTGCGATCGGCACGCTGTGGCTGTTGCCACCGCCCTGCACCGCCTCGGCCGGGCATGCGATCGCCTGTGCGCCCCCGTCGCAAGAGTTGGGTCAATAG
- a CDS encoding DUF1822 family protein codes for MNAATAPPPIAIALDRHTRRYAEQFATEQATPQKGKQVYLNTLAVCAVRTYLNCLAIATAPQQGKCWQPGLRAAFDVNDLIVPGRGRIACCPVLPAAATATVPIALADDCLGCAIVRIGDCLDWAYLLGFVSPERIRSDDEVPLAELQSLDDFLSVLERSSRHTRLQEWFAGIFAPEWEPSDILLPATGSTLRTAAPPVEVLAAPDEASHHISRGKVLRWHTGGDEQAIVLVVKAALHADRSTSLCMRLYPCGNAHCLPSGLCATLLDASDEASLQVRAGDADNWLQLDFLCQPDEPFNLELDLDDVRVREIFTA; via the coding sequence ATGAATGCTGCGACTGCACCGCCACCGATTGCGATCGCCCTCGATCGCCATACTCGCCGATACGCCGAGCAATTTGCTACCGAGCAAGCCACACCTCAGAAAGGCAAGCAGGTCTATCTCAACACGCTGGCCGTCTGTGCCGTTCGGACATACCTAAATTGCTTGGCGATCGCGACGGCACCCCAGCAGGGCAAATGCTGGCAGCCAGGACTGCGTGCCGCCTTTGACGTCAACGACTTGATCGTGCCGGGCCGCGGCCGGATCGCCTGCTGCCCCGTGTTGCCCGCCGCCGCGACCGCGACCGTGCCAATTGCCCTTGCCGATGACTGCCTCGGCTGCGCGATCGTGCGCATCGGCGATTGCCTGGATTGGGCGTATCTGCTGGGCTTCGTGTCGCCCGAGCGGATCCGGAGTGACGATGAAGTCCCGCTGGCGGAGTTGCAGTCGCTTGATGACTTCCTCAGCGTACTGGAGCGCTCCAGCCGTCATACCCGCCTGCAGGAGTGGTTTGCGGGAATCTTCGCGCCCGAATGGGAGCCGTCTGACATCCTCTTACCCGCGACGGGCAGCACGCTCCGAACGGCAGCCCCGCCGGTAGAGGTGTTGGCAGCTCCCGACGAAGCTTCACACCACATCAGTCGCGGTAAGGTCCTGCGTTGGCATACCGGTGGCGACGAACAAGCGATCGTGCTCGTCGTGAAAGCAGCATTGCACGCGGATCGCAGCACGAGCCTTTGTATGCGTCTTTATCCCTGCGGGAACGCTCATTGCTTGCCGTCGGGCTTGTGCGCCACGTTATTGGACGCGTCAGATGAGGCGAGCTTGCAGGTACGTGCAGGAGATGCCGATAACTGGTTGCAACTCGACTTCCTCTGCCAACCCGACGAGCCATTTAACTTGGAGCTGGACCTCGATGACGTGAGGGTCCGCGAGATATTCACTGCCTGA
- the ruvA gene encoding Holliday junction branch migration protein RuvA, translated as MIAYLRGTVHRIVKRGNTRTLLILEVGGIGYELQIPRRLARELVPDPEAVVQIYAHQQIRDDQLVLYGFATAAERDLFRQLVSVSGIGSQLAIAALDTLGLNRLVEAIVAGDTHALAKVPGVGTKTAERMALELKTKLAQWRQASGMAASQSALGPALDLREDVEMTLLALGYAQDEIEHALSALALDSVLLANPQPEEWIRRAIAWLSQ; from the coding sequence ATGATTGCTTATCTACGCGGCACCGTCCACCGCATCGTCAAGCGTGGAAATACCCGCACGCTATTGATTTTGGAAGTCGGCGGCATCGGTTACGAATTGCAAATTCCTCGGCGGCTGGCGCGCGAGCTAGTGCCCGATCCGGAGGCAGTCGTACAAATCTACGCGCACCAGCAAATTCGCGACGACCAGCTCGTCCTGTATGGATTTGCTACTGCTGCCGAGCGCGACCTATTCCGACAGCTCGTCAGCGTCAGCGGCATCGGCAGCCAACTCGCGATCGCAGCCCTCGACACGCTCGGTTTAAATCGGTTAGTGGAAGCGATCGTGGCGGGAGATACACATGCCCTCGCAAAAGTGCCCGGTGTCGGGACTAAAACCGCCGAGCGCATGGCATTAGAACTCAAGACCAAGCTGGCACAGTGGCGGCAGGCTTCTGGAATGGCAGCGAGTCAATCTGCTCTCGGGCCGGCACTGGACCTACGCGAGGACGTAGAGATGACACTGCTAGCCCTTGGATACGCGCAAGACGAAATCGAACACGCCCTGTCCGCTCTTGCCTTAGACAGCGTCTTACTTGCCAATCCCCAACCCGAGGAATGGATCCGCCGCGCGATCGCCTGGTTGAGCCAGTAA
- a CDS encoding sucrose-phosphate phosphatase, translated as MRTLLLVTDLDNTLVGDAKALTALNTYLQALQSRGQLRLVYATGRSPHLYRELLSEQDLLVPDALVTSVGTEIYYPALDPVGAAPDPTWAQRLSVGWKRQAVVAICANLPELMLQPSTEQGDFKVSYFLAEHAWSAVRARLVEEFTAADLSVQTIYSGGQDLDLVPRAGDKGQAVQFLQHQWQFDDNSTIVCGDSGNDIALFATGSPFGIIVGNAKPELLDWSAAQRKTARLHCTRASYAAGILEGLEHFGWLEAAGDS; from the coding sequence ATGCGAACACTACTCCTAGTCACCGATTTAGACAATACGCTCGTGGGGGATGCAAAAGCTCTAACCGCTCTCAATACTTACCTGCAAGCGCTGCAGTCGCGGGGTCAATTGCGGTTGGTTTACGCGACCGGGCGATCGCCACATCTATACCGCGAACTCCTCAGCGAACAGGACTTGCTCGTGCCCGACGCGCTCGTAACCTCCGTCGGAACCGAGATCTACTACCCCGCTCTCGATCCGGTTGGAGCGGCACCCGACCCAACATGGGCGCAACGGCTGTCAGTTGGATGGAAGCGCCAGGCGGTAGTCGCTATTTGCGCGAACCTTCCGGAGCTGATGCTGCAGCCGTCAACCGAGCAGGGCGACTTCAAGGTCAGTTACTTCCTTGCCGAGCATGCGTGGTCGGCCGTGCGCGCGCGCTTGGTGGAGGAATTTACCGCGGCCGATTTGTCAGTACAGACGATCTATAGTGGCGGGCAGGATCTCGATTTAGTTCCACGGGCGGGAGATAAGGGACAAGCCGTTCAATTCCTGCAACACCAGTGGCAGTTCGACGACAATTCCACCATCGTCTGCGGCGATTCGGGCAACGACATTGCTTTGTTTGCAACGGGCTCTCCTTTCGGAATCATTGTCGGTAATGCCAAACCCGAGTTACTCGACTGGAGCGCTGCTCAGCGCAAAACTGCAAGGTTACATTGCACCCGGGCTAGTTACGCGGCCGGCATCCTCGAAGGACTGGAGCACTTCGGCTGGCTGGAGGCTGCTGGCGATTCGTAG
- a CDS encoding protein-tyrosine phosphatase family protein codes for MIKRFSWVLSQKLAVGPFPHSENQAGYLARQGITAVLCLTEPDERDVPSGIFNRFVWERVAIPDGFTGGVPEVEHFTQSLAILTRWHRKGHAVYVHCLAGVGRSPSVCAAYVARTQSIDLDYAIALVKQQHEIANPDSAQVAIMREFLSQSNSFEGASNN; via the coding sequence ATGATAAAGCGCTTCTCCTGGGTTTTATCGCAAAAGCTTGCGGTCGGTCCGTTTCCCCACTCTGAGAACCAAGCGGGCTATCTCGCGCGCCAGGGGATCACGGCCGTACTGTGCTTGACCGAGCCAGACGAGCGCGACGTTCCATCCGGGATATTCAACCGCTTCGTATGGGAGCGCGTGGCCATTCCCGACGGCTTCACAGGGGGCGTTCCTGAAGTCGAGCACTTCACCCAATCCCTCGCCATCCTGACCCGCTGGCACCGCAAAGGTCACGCTGTTTATGTCCACTGCCTTGCCGGAGTCGGACGCTCGCCCTCGGTTTGTGCTGCCTACGTAGCGCGGACCCAATCTATCGATCTCGATTACGCGATCGCCCTTGTTAAACAGCAACACGAGATCGCCAACCCCGACAGCGCCCAAGTGGCAATCATGCGCGAGTTTCTCTCGCAATCGAACTCGTTCGAGGGCGCTTCAAATAATTAG
- the menD gene encoding 2-succinyl-5-enolpyruvyl-6-hydroxy-3-cyclohexene-1-carboxylic-acid synthase, translating into MTIDFRNANALWSSVLVEALVRSGVATVVVCPGSRSGPLAVACARHPHIEAIPVLDERSAAFFALGIAKRMGKPVGLICTSGTAAANFYPVIAEAHESRVPLLVLSADRPPELRDCRAGQAIDQVKLYGTYPNWYAELALPFASLDMLRYLRQTAVQAVRQCLQPHPGPVHLNVPLRDPLAPVSEPLPAELEGALVNFCDEIVPPQRLEPNASLPFSVWEQVERGIILAGVAQPSEPELYARAIAALAVALGWPVLAEGLSPVRNRAGLNPYLVAGYDAILRDRMLARSLAPRQIIQFGTLPTSKELRAWLAAADAQCWILDARYDNLDPLHGRTTHLAHAPQLLARSPALAARSPRPPSSYLRQWLVAEQRVQTAMARTLSDLDAPFAGKIAWLLAQLLPQETPIIVANSTPVRDVEWFWPPGDRRMHMFCNRGANGIDGTLATALGIAHRQQSSVLLTGDLALLHDTTGFLLRDRFVGHLTIVLVNNNGGGIFEQLPIAQFDPPFEEFFATPQSANFAKLCAAYGVEHCHVRDWSHFEDLLTPLPTDGIRLLEFHSDRRADARWRQQLLAKFYSQ; encoded by the coding sequence GTGACCATCGATTTTCGCAATGCTAATGCGCTTTGGAGTTCGGTGTTGGTCGAAGCGCTGGTGCGATCTGGCGTCGCGACGGTAGTTGTGTGTCCTGGCTCGCGATCGGGTCCGCTGGCAGTGGCCTGCGCGCGGCATCCGCACATCGAAGCGATTCCCGTGCTGGACGAGCGGTCGGCTGCCTTTTTCGCCCTCGGAATTGCCAAACGTATGGGCAAGCCAGTCGGATTAATCTGCACGTCAGGAACGGCAGCAGCAAACTTCTATCCCGTAATTGCCGAAGCCCACGAGAGCCGAGTCCCTTTGTTGGTGTTGAGTGCCGATCGCCCGCCGGAGTTGCGCGACTGCCGCGCAGGTCAGGCGATCGACCAGGTAAAACTTTACGGCACGTATCCCAACTGGTATGCAGAGTTAGCGCTTCCGTTTGCGTCGCTGGACATGTTGCGCTATCTGCGGCAAACAGCAGTTCAGGCAGTGCGACAGTGTCTGCAGCCGCATCCGGGTCCGGTACATCTCAACGTCCCACTGCGCGATCCGCTCGCGCCCGTTTCCGAGCCGCTGCCAGCAGAATTGGAGGGGGCATTGGTTAACTTCTGCGACGAGATCGTGCCCCCGCAACGGCTCGAACCGAATGCTTCGCTGCCTTTTTCGGTGTGGGAGCAGGTAGAACGCGGCATCATCCTTGCGGGAGTCGCACAGCCATCGGAGCCGGAGCTGTACGCGCGCGCGATCGCCGCCCTCGCTGTGGCCCTGGGCTGGCCGGTTCTGGCAGAAGGCTTGTCGCCTGTTCGCAACCGTGCCGGGCTGAATCCCTATCTGGTAGCAGGTTACGATGCAATCTTGAGGGATCGTATGCTGGCGCGATCCTTAGCCCCCCGGCAAATCATTCAATTCGGCACGCTACCGACGAGTAAGGAACTGCGTGCGTGGTTGGCTGCAGCCGATGCGCAGTGTTGGATCCTCGACGCGCGTTACGACAACCTCGATCCGCTCCACGGCCGCACGACGCATCTTGCGCATGCGCCACAACTACTGGCACGTTCTCCTGCTCTAGCTGCCCGGTCGCCGCGCCCACCATCGAGTTATCTCCGTCAGTGGCTGGTTGCCGAGCAACGGGTGCAGACAGCAATGGCACGCACACTGTCCGACTTAGATGCTCCGTTTGCTGGCAAGATTGCCTGGCTACTGGCGCAGCTTTTGCCTCAGGAAACTCCTATCATCGTTGCCAATAGCACGCCCGTCCGCGATGTGGAATGGTTCTGGCCGCCAGGCGATCGCCGCATGCACATGTTTTGTAATCGCGGAGCAAATGGCATCGACGGTACGCTCGCGACGGCGTTGGGAATTGCACATCGCCAACAAAGTAGCGTGCTGCTGACAGGCGACTTAGCACTTTTACACGATACAACTGGGTTTTTGCTCCGCGATCGCTTCGTGGGACACTTGACAATCGTGCTAGTCAATAACAATGGTGGCGGTATTTTCGAGCAACTTCCGATTGCACAGTTCGACCCGCCGTTCGAAGAGTTTTTCGCCACGCCTCAATCTGCGAACTTTGCGAAACTCTGTGCGGCTTACGGCGTCGAGCACTGCCACGTCCGTGACTGGTCGCACTTCGAAGACCTCTTAACCCCGTTACCGACAGACGGCATTCGCCTGTTGGAATTTCACAGCGATCGTCGCGCCGACGCACGCTGGCGGCAGCAACTTCTGGCAAAATTCTACAGCCAATAA
- a CDS encoding RNA polymerase sigma factor SigF has product MVTQVKADLKHNSLHLLRSYQESRDPALRNRVVELNFGLVRKEAHHWVNQCNESYDDLLQVGSLGLIRAIERFELSKGHAFSSFAIPYIRGEIQHYLRDKGCPVRIPRRWLELRQQSRGVTRRLRERLCRQPTDNEIAEELGITPREWQEIKLAEKNREPLSLDMPMGSDEDSSTSLGDLVPDARYRSFQLAQEDRLRLQQALLQLEGRTRSVLEFVFLHDLTQKEVAELLGISVVTVSRRMKKGLGMLKRLMLTEIC; this is encoded by the coding sequence ATGGTCACTCAGGTAAAAGCAGATCTCAAGCACAACAGCTTGCACCTTCTGCGCTCGTATCAGGAATCGCGCGACCCGGCACTTCGCAACCGCGTTGTCGAGTTAAACTTCGGGCTGGTCCGTAAGGAGGCACATCATTGGGTTAACCAGTGCAACGAGAGTTATGACGACCTCCTCCAGGTTGGTTCTCTGGGGTTGATTCGGGCAATCGAGCGCTTCGAGTTGTCAAAAGGTCATGCTTTCAGTTCGTTTGCTATTCCTTACATTCGCGGTGAGATCCAGCACTACCTGCGCGATAAAGGGTGTCCCGTTCGGATCCCCCGACGCTGGCTGGAATTGCGCCAGCAGTCACGCGGCGTGACCCGCCGGCTGCGCGAGCGACTCTGTCGGCAACCGACGGACAATGAAATTGCAGAAGAACTAGGTATTACCCCGCGCGAGTGGCAAGAGATCAAACTTGCCGAGAAGAATCGCGAACCGCTCAGTCTCGACATGCCGATGGGCAGCGATGAGGATAGCTCGACCAGTCTTGGCGACCTAGTACCCGACGCTCGATACCGCAGCTTCCAACTTGCTCAAGAAGATCGCCTTCGTCTGCAGCAAGCTCTGTTACAGCTTGAGGGACGAACGCGCAGTGTTCTTGAGTTCGTTTTCTTGCACGATTTGACCCAGAAAGAGGTTGCCGAACTGTTGGGTATTAGCGTCGTTACCGTCTCCCGTCGAATGAAAAAAGGTCTCGGAATGCTAAAGAGGCTTATGTTGACTGAGATCTGCTAG
- the psbO gene encoding photosystem II manganese-stabilizing polypeptide: MSYRAFIVALLAVCLGILTACSEAPSELVDKSQLTYDQVLGTGLANTCPQLVQTSRGSIPIGPGQTYRLVDMCLQPTEFYIEEEPANSRREPEFVPGKLLTRATSTLDQIDGTLKVDDDGRLTFFERGGIDFQPITVLLPGGEQVPFLFTIKNLVAKAGADQAVINTSTDLRGEFNVPSYRGAVFLDPKGRGVASGYDNAVALPAQADIDDLERANVKRVDRGTGDISLQVQRVNSDTGEIAGTFESEQPSDTDLGAQEPEAVKIRGIFYAVLEDSSFES; the protein is encoded by the coding sequence ATGAGTTATCGTGCATTCATTGTTGCCTTGCTAGCAGTCTGCTTGGGCATACTGACAGCCTGCAGCGAGGCACCGTCGGAATTAGTCGATAAAAGTCAGCTTACGTACGATCAGGTACTCGGAACAGGGCTAGCAAACACCTGCCCGCAACTAGTGCAGACCAGTCGAGGCTCGATCCCGATCGGTCCCGGTCAAACCTACCGACTCGTCGATATGTGCCTGCAACCGACGGAGTTTTATATCGAGGAAGAGCCTGCGAACTCGCGCCGAGAACCCGAGTTCGTTCCCGGCAAGCTCCTGACGCGCGCTACCTCGACCCTCGATCAGATTGACGGGACCCTCAAAGTCGACGATGACGGTCGTCTGACATTCTTCGAACGCGGGGGCATCGACTTCCAGCCCATTACCGTCCTGCTCCCGGGTGGGGAGCAGGTGCCGTTCCTCTTTACGATCAAAAACCTTGTCGCCAAGGCTGGGGCTGACCAGGCAGTTATCAATACCTCCACCGACCTCCGCGGCGAGTTCAACGTGCCGTCATACCGAGGAGCTGTCTTCCTCGATCCGAAAGGGCGCGGTGTAGCCAGCGGCTACGACAATGCGGTTGCCCTACCGGCACAAGCCGATATTGACGATCTCGAGCGAGCAAACGTCAAGCGTGTAGATCGCGGCACGGGCGACATTTCCTTGCAGGTCCAGCGCGTCAACAGCGATACAGGCGAGATTGCCGGGACGTTTGAAAGCGAGCAGCCGTCGGATACCGATCTCGGCGCTCAGGAGCCGGAAGCAGTTAAGATCCGGGGTATTTTCTACGCCGTACTTGAAGATAGCTCGTTCGAGAGCTAA